Proteins found in one Borreliella valaisiana VS116 genomic segment:
- a CDS encoding N-acetylmannosamine-6-phosphate 2-epimerase gives MIIIAKIKRGLIVSCQALENEPLHSSFIMSKMALAAKIGGAVGIRANGVNDISQIKLEVDLPIIGIIKQNYNNCDVFITPTMKEIDELCSEGVDIIALDATLRNRPNGVLLDDFFKNIKKKYPNQCLMADISSLEEAINADKLGFDFIGTTLYGYTKSTNGFNIADNDFNFLKTLLNSNLKATLIVEGKIDTPLKAQKCFEMGVDLVVVGGAITRPVEITKKFVEKINRIKR, from the coding sequence TTGATTATTATTGCAAAAATCAAAAGAGGATTAATAGTATCTTGTCAAGCTCTTGAGAACGAACCTTTACATAGTAGTTTTATTATGTCTAAGATGGCTTTAGCAGCTAAAATAGGCGGAGCTGTTGGAATAAGAGCCAACGGAGTTAATGATATTAGCCAGATTAAGTTGGAAGTTGATTTGCCAATAATAGGTATTATTAAGCAAAATTATAATAATTGTGATGTGTTTATTACTCCTACCATGAAAGAGATTGATGAGCTTTGTAGTGAAGGAGTAGATATAATTGCCCTTGATGCTACTCTTAGAAATAGACCTAATGGTGTACTGCTTGATGATTTTTTTAAAAATATTAAAAAAAAATATCCAAACCAGTGTTTAATGGCAGATATTTCTTCTTTAGAAGAAGCTATTAATGCTGATAAATTGGGGTTTGATTTTATTGGAACAACTTTGTATGGCTATACAAAAAGTACTAATGGTTTTAATATTGCAGACAATGATTTTAATTTTTTAAAAACCTTGCTTAATTCCAATTTGAAAGCCACTTTGATAGTGGAAGGAAAAATAGATACCCCTTTAAAGGCTCAAAAGTGTTTTGAAATGGGGGTTGATTTAGTAGTTGTGGGGGGAGCTATTACAAGGCCTGTTGAGATTACTAAAAAATTTGTAGAAAAAATAAATCGAATTAAAAGATAA
- a CDS encoding maltose/glucose-specific PTS transporter subunit IIC, protein MVKGFEQAQKFGRSFMLPIAILPAAGLLLGIGGSLSNPETVKIYPFLDIFFLQSVFKVMSASGSIIFANLAPIFAIGIAVGLAKSDKGTAGIAAFIGYLVMNATIGVLIELSGKAESFSSGAVGFVLGIKTLETGVFGGVMVGILTYYLHARFNKIDLPKVLGFFSGSRFVPIVVSFSSIFLAVIMFIFWPFVQNGINKAGGLVNSTGYIGTLIYGIFLRMLGPFGLHHIFYLPFWTTGLGGSVIIDGKLIEGTQNIFFAELAAQGTNRFFVGTSRFMSGRFITMMFGLPGAALAMYYTARRDERTKVFGLLMSAALTSFMTGITEPLEFSFLFVAPILYIVHATFDGFAFMLAHILQITIGQTFSGGFIDFILFGILQGNSRTNWLLVPVVGTVWFFLYYFTFVFLINKFDFKTPGRTKDLNSVDSPDSKSNEFEENYATKVIIGLGGASNIVELDCCATRLRITVKDVLKVSEKILKKTGSKGVIIKGNGVQVVYGPGVSVLKNEIEELLED, encoded by the coding sequence ATGGTAAAGGGTTTTGAACAAGCTCAAAAATTTGGGCGTTCTTTCATGCTTCCCATTGCTATTTTGCCAGCAGCAGGGTTGCTTTTAGGAATTGGAGGCTCTCTTTCTAATCCGGAAACTGTTAAGATATATCCTTTTTTGGATATATTTTTCTTGCAATCAGTTTTCAAGGTAATGAGTGCATCAGGTTCTATTATTTTTGCAAATTTAGCTCCAATATTTGCTATTGGGATTGCTGTTGGACTTGCCAAATCAGATAAAGGTACAGCTGGGATTGCAGCATTTATTGGTTACCTTGTAATGAATGCTACTATTGGAGTTTTAATTGAGTTGTCAGGCAAAGCAGAATCTTTCTCTAGTGGTGCTGTGGGTTTTGTTCTTGGAATTAAGACTTTAGAAACGGGGGTTTTTGGTGGAGTTATGGTCGGTATTTTGACTTATTATCTTCATGCTAGGTTTAACAAGATAGATTTGCCCAAAGTTCTTGGATTTTTTTCGGGATCTAGATTTGTGCCGATTGTTGTTTCTTTTTCTAGTATCTTTCTTGCTGTAATTATGTTTATTTTTTGGCCATTTGTACAAAATGGAATTAATAAAGCGGGAGGCTTAGTAAATTCAACCGGCTATATTGGAACACTTATTTACGGAATTTTTTTAAGGATGCTTGGGCCTTTTGGTCTTCACCACATATTTTATTTGCCATTTTGGACAACAGGCCTTGGGGGATCTGTTATTATTGATGGAAAATTGATTGAAGGGACTCAAAATATTTTTTTTGCAGAACTTGCTGCTCAAGGTACAAATAGATTTTTTGTTGGAACCAGTCGTTTTATGAGTGGACGATTTATTACCATGATGTTTGGTTTGCCCGGAGCTGCACTTGCGATGTATTACACTGCAAGGCGTGATGAGAGAACAAAAGTTTTTGGTCTTTTAATGTCTGCAGCCTTAACATCATTTATGACAGGCATAACAGAACCCCTTGAATTTTCTTTTCTTTTTGTGGCTCCTATTCTTTATATTGTTCATGCTACATTTGATGGATTTGCTTTTATGCTGGCGCATATTCTTCAAATTACAATAGGTCAAACGTTTTCTGGCGGGTTTATTGATTTTATTCTTTTTGGTATTTTGCAGGGAAATTCAAGAACTAATTGGCTTTTGGTGCCAGTTGTAGGCACCGTTTGGTTTTTTCTTTATTACTTTACTTTTGTATTTTTGATAAATAAATTTGATTTTAAAACTCCTGGTAGAACGAAAGATTTAAATTCTGTAGATTCTCCAGATTCTAAGAGTAATGAATTTGAAGAAAATTATGCTACTAAGGTTATTATTGGGCTTGGTGGTGCTTCAAATATTGTTGAGCTTGATTGTTGTGCAACTAGACTAAGAATTACAGTAAAAGATGTTCTTAAAGTTTCAGAAAAAATTTTAAAAAAAACTGGTTCTAAAGGAGTAATTATTAAAGGCAATGGAGTTCAGGTGGTTTACGGGCCAGGTGTTAGTGTTCTTAAGAATGAAATAGAAGAATTATTAGAAGATTGA
- a CDS encoding ABC transporter ATP-binding protein, with product MDNCILEIKNLSHYYDNNENKTLDNINLKIKKNEFITLLGPSGCGKTTLIKILGGFLNQKNGEIYFFSKEISKIIPNKREINTVFQNYALFPHMNVFDNISFGLRMKKTPKDIIKEKVKTSLSLIGMPKYAYRNINELSGGQKQRVAIARAIVMKPKLLLLDEPLSALDLKMRQEMQKELKKIQRQLGITFIYVTHDQEEALTMSDRIVVMNEGIILQVGTPEEIYNEPKTKFVADFIGESNIFDGTYKKELVVSLLGHEFECLDKGFEAEEAVDLVIRPEDIKILPKGKGHLSGTITSAIFQGVHYEMTIEIQKTNWIVQSTRLTKVGEEVDILLEPDDIHVMHKE from the coding sequence TTGGATAATTGTATCCTAGAGATTAAAAATTTAAGTCATTATTATGATAACAATGAAAACAAAACTTTAGATAACATAAATTTAAAAATTAAAAAAAATGAGTTTATTACTTTATTAGGTCCATCCGGATGTGGAAAAACAACATTAATAAAAATATTAGGTGGTTTTTTAAATCAAAAAAATGGAGAAATTTATTTCTTTTCTAAGGAAATATCTAAAATTATTCCAAATAAAAGAGAAATTAATACTGTATTCCAAAATTATGCACTTTTCCCACATATGAACGTTTTTGACAACATTTCATTTGGACTTAGAATGAAAAAAACACCAAAAGATATTATAAAAGAAAAAGTAAAAACATCTCTTTCGTTGATAGGAATGCCAAAATATGCATACAGAAATATTAACGAACTCTCAGGAGGACAAAAACAAAGAGTTGCAATAGCAAGAGCAATAGTAATGAAACCTAAGCTTCTATTACTAGACGAACCACTGTCTGCTCTTGATTTAAAAATGCGACAAGAGATGCAAAAAGAATTAAAAAAAATACAGCGCCAACTTGGAATCACATTTATATATGTTACTCATGATCAAGAAGAAGCATTGACAATGAGTGACAGAATTGTTGTAATGAACGAAGGAATAATTCTGCAAGTAGGAACACCTGAAGAAATTTACAATGAACCTAAAACAAAATTCGTAGCCGATTTTATTGGAGAAAGTAATATTTTTGATGGAACATACAAAAAGGAGTTGGTTGTAAGTTTGCTTGGCCATGAATTTGAATGTCTTGACAAAGGATTTGAAGCTGAAGAAGCAGTTGACCTTGTAATACGCCCAGAAGATATAAAAATACTTCCAAAAGGAAAAGGACATTTAAGCGGGACTATAACATCCGCAATTTTTCAAGGGGTTCATTACGAAATGACCATAGAAATTCAAAAAACAAATTGGATAGTTCAAAGCACAAGGCTTACAAAAGTTGGAGAAGAGGTTGACATATTATTAGAACCTGATGATATTCATGTTATGCATAAGGAATAA
- a CDS encoding ABC transporter permease gives MKKLILIIYSIFLLTFSILPLLIILLLGFLNEKHEFTIHNFIGLLNPSYLNIFSRSLKLATIATIFCILIGYPAAWLISLSKKSTQNKLIIMIILPMWINTLLRTYAWMRILGKNGFINNLFEKIGIGNLDLLYNEQAVTTGMVYNFLPFMILPIYTGLLKIKPEYIEAAQDLGARMWQILFYIKIPLTLSYLATGIIMVFIPSITVFVISDLLGGSKQILIGNLISKQFLFIEDWNTGAAISFILMLVILIFNLIIIKLMQKNNGE, from the coding sequence GTGAAAAAATTGATATTAATTATATATTCTATATTCTTATTAACATTTAGTATTCTTCCTTTACTAATAATACTACTGCTGGGATTTTTAAATGAAAAACACGAATTTACAATCCATAATTTTATTGGGCTTCTAAATCCAAGTTATCTTAACATCTTTTCAAGGAGTCTAAAATTAGCAACAATAGCGACAATTTTTTGCATTTTAATAGGCTATCCTGCCGCCTGGCTAATCTCATTATCAAAAAAAAGTACTCAAAATAAATTAATAATAATGATAATACTTCCCATGTGGATAAATACATTACTTAGAACTTACGCCTGGATGAGAATACTTGGGAAAAACGGATTTATAAACAACTTATTTGAAAAGATCGGAATTGGAAATTTGGACCTTCTTTACAATGAACAGGCTGTTACAACAGGCATGGTATACAATTTTTTGCCTTTCATGATATTACCAATATATACAGGACTTTTAAAAATTAAGCCAGAATACATTGAAGCAGCACAAGATCTTGGAGCAAGGATGTGGCAAATACTATTTTATATAAAAATACCCCTAACACTCTCTTACCTGGCAACAGGAATAATTATGGTATTTATTCCTTCAATCACAGTATTTGTAATTTCAGATTTGCTAGGAGGCTCTAAACAAATTTTGATAGGAAATCTAATAAGCAAGCAGTTTCTTTTCATAGAAGACTGGAACACTGGTGCTGCAATTTCATTTATTTTAATGTTAGTAATATTAATTTTTAATTTAATAATAATAAAATTAATGCAAAAAAATAATGGGGAATAA
- a CDS encoding alpha/beta hydrolase encodes MNIKNIIFTIIFLLLLILVSPRIKFKNEFLKKTIPKNIKEIDNYLLKEELQFNLEKNTKKEIIWYKDVQKTKYSVVYIHGFGASKNEIYPVPNNIAKALNANLFFTRLKGHGINNKNAFRGITIQDWLKDIDEAIKIGKLIGDKLILIGTSNGGAASIWALANYPDEINSAVLISPNIFPYDKRTNIVYYPWGRQIAHLITGGYNKFETKEDKRKEHMSIKSHSSKVQHVDAVIAMMGLVTLLNSYNFDEIKTPLIITHTPNDHTVDPIKINEFIKNYGGEKKDIPIILLENSHAHVPIGNQSYKSAQNTSYFTKYAVDFINKTNK; translated from the coding sequence ATGAACATAAAGAATATCATTTTTACAATTATATTCTTATTACTTTTAATACTAGTTAGTCCAAGGATAAAATTTAAAAATGAATTTTTAAAAAAAACAATTCCTAAAAACATCAAAGAAATTGACAATTACTTATTAAAAGAAGAATTACAATTTAATTTAGAAAAAAATACAAAAAAAGAAATAATCTGGTATAAAGATGTGCAAAAAACAAAATATTCTGTGGTCTACATTCATGGATTTGGAGCATCAAAAAATGAAATTTATCCGGTTCCAAATAATATTGCAAAAGCTCTTAATGCAAATCTTTTTTTTACAAGATTGAAAGGCCACGGAATAAACAATAAAAATGCATTTCGAGGAATAACTATCCAAGATTGGCTGAAAGACATTGATGAGGCTATTAAAATTGGCAAACTAATAGGCGATAAATTAATACTAATTGGCACATCTAATGGGGGTGCTGCTAGCATTTGGGCTTTGGCAAACTATCCAGATGAAATAAATTCAGCGGTATTAATTTCTCCTAACATATTCCCTTATGACAAAAGGACAAACATCGTTTACTATCCTTGGGGACGACAAATTGCACATCTTATAACAGGTGGTTACAACAAATTCGAAACAAAAGAGGATAAACGAAAAGAGCACATGTCTATAAAAAGCCACTCTTCAAAAGTGCAACATGTAGACGCAGTTATTGCAATGATGGGCCTTGTCACATTATTAAATTCATATAATTTCGATGAAATCAAAACACCTTTAATAATAACTCATACACCTAATGATCATACAGTAGACCCAATAAAAATAAATGAATTTATAAAAAATTATGGTGGTGAAAAAAAAGATATTCCTATTATACTTCTTGAAAATTCACACGCACACGTACCTATTGGAAACCAAAGCTACAAAAGCGCCCAAAATACATCATACTTCACAAAGTATGCAGTTGATTTCATAAATAAAACAAATAAGTAA
- a CDS encoding Na+/H+ antiporter NhaC family protein produces the protein MERETNIVPNFWGLMPFFLFIGIYIGTGLVLYFNGIEKAFYQMPPVFAMFIAIVLTFIIFKGSFLAKMNKFIEGCAQRDVIFISLIFMLSGAFSAVCKEIGSVEAVVNIGLKYVPLNLLVCGIFLITLFLSFSTGSFMGTVVAVAPIALELAYKVNISLPLVAGAILSAGAFGDNMSLISDTPIISSHTQKVNIVDVFKNGAFYTFPAAILASIVFAFLGSYYSKTNSFIIEPSEINFFKIIPYIFVMVVAISGVDVFLALFLGIVVAGIIGIYYSDITFLLLAKKINEGFLGLGEMFILVVFTGGISYMAIKYGGFDWLLLKLQKMSKSKRTSEFVIVFLVGILTVFLANNGLAILMSGSVVRSITKENNLNSQRIAALLCMSSCFFLSILPHSMHVIALVDFTKGKLSPFDIFPFLIYQGFLILLIALSIIGLDIKLIFRSFLNYRQKS, from the coding sequence TTGGAAAGAGAAACTAATATAGTTCCAAATTTTTGGGGACTTATGCCTTTTTTTCTTTTTATAGGAATTTATATTGGCACTGGACTTGTTCTTTATTTTAATGGTATAGAAAAGGCATTTTATCAAATGCCTCCCGTATTTGCTATGTTTATTGCTATTGTTTTAACATTTATTATTTTTAAGGGATCTTTTTTAGCAAAAATGAATAAATTTATTGAAGGGTGTGCTCAACGAGATGTTATTTTTATATCTTTAATATTTATGCTATCTGGTGCTTTTTCTGCTGTTTGTAAAGAAATAGGAAGTGTTGAAGCTGTAGTAAATATTGGTCTTAAATATGTTCCATTAAATTTGCTAGTATGTGGCATTTTTTTAATTACTCTTTTTTTGTCTTTTTCTACTGGAAGTTTTATGGGGACTGTTGTTGCTGTTGCCCCTATTGCTTTGGAACTTGCATATAAGGTAAACATTTCGCTTCCATTGGTTGCTGGGGCTATTCTTAGTGCTGGGGCATTTGGAGACAATATGTCTTTAATATCAGATACTCCTATTATTTCAAGTCATACTCAAAAAGTTAATATTGTTGATGTTTTCAAAAATGGAGCTTTTTATACTTTCCCAGCAGCAATTTTAGCAAGCATTGTTTTTGCATTTTTAGGTTCTTATTATAGTAAGACTAATAGTTTTATTATTGAGCCTAGTGAGATAAATTTTTTTAAAATTATTCCATATATTTTTGTTATGGTTGTTGCAATTTCGGGTGTTGATGTATTTTTGGCCTTGTTTTTAGGTATTGTTGTTGCTGGTATTATTGGAATTTATTACTCAGATATTACTTTTTTATTACTGGCTAAAAAAATCAATGAAGGATTTTTAGGCTTAGGAGAAATGTTTATTCTTGTTGTTTTTACGGGCGGAATTTCCTATATGGCAATTAAGTATGGAGGGTTTGATTGGTTACTGTTAAAATTGCAAAAAATGTCAAAGTCTAAAAGAACTTCGGAGTTTGTAATTGTGTTTTTAGTTGGCATTTTGACTGTGTTTCTTGCAAATAATGGGCTTGCTATTTTAATGAGTGGTTCTGTTGTAAGATCAATAACTAAGGAGAATAATTTAAACTCACAACGTATTGCAGCTTTACTTTGTATGTCTTCGTGCTTTTTTTTAAGCATTTTGCCTCATAGTATGCATGTTATAGCTCTTGTGGATTTTACAAAAGGTAAGCTTTCTCCTTTTGACATTTTTCCATTTTTAATTTATCAAGGATTTTTAATCTTATTGATTGCTTTATCTATAATTGGACTTGATATAAAATTGATATTTAGATCTTTTTTGAATTATAGACAAAAATCTTAA
- a CDS encoding ABC transporter substrate-binding protein, with protein MKKIFILITILTTFACAKTNTITLNVFNWAEYIDETLLDQFEKENNIKINYEVFHNNEEMIAKFNTTRNYYDIIVPSEYLIQELIEEGKITKLDYSKLPNVTKNISQNLTNLEHDPGNLYSVPAYWGLMGILYNKNKIDLNDMQGFDILFNEKYKKEITMLDSPKDNIGVALKKLEYSINEHDIDKIKEAGELLKIQNPLLIGYFSDVPAKSLMLNGEASIQLTWSGEAQSAILKNKNLDFYAPENTNLWIDTFVIPIDAPNKTLAYKFINFLYDNEPSYKNFKETRYNSPNKNVIKRIEEEAKNNPEMKLYLEEKFMPKDFSKFEIFKKIPKKIKEEMLKIYLNLSS; from the coding sequence ATGAAAAAAATTTTTATATTAATAACAATTCTTACAACTTTTGCTTGTGCTAAAACAAACACAATAACTTTAAACGTATTTAATTGGGCAGAATATATTGACGAAACTTTATTAGATCAATTTGAAAAGGAAAATAATATAAAAATTAATTATGAAGTTTTTCATAACAATGAAGAAATGATAGCTAAATTTAACACTACAAGGAACTACTACGATATAATAGTCCCATCAGAATATTTAATCCAAGAATTAATCGAAGAGGGTAAAATTACAAAATTAGATTACTCAAAATTGCCAAATGTAACAAAAAATATTTCTCAAAATCTTACAAACCTAGAACATGATCCTGGCAATCTTTATTCAGTACCAGCTTATTGGGGATTAATGGGCATACTTTACAATAAAAATAAAATAGACTTAAATGACATGCAAGGTTTTGACATACTATTTAATGAAAAATATAAAAAAGAGATTACAATGCTAGATTCCCCCAAAGACAATATTGGGGTTGCTCTAAAAAAACTTGAATACTCAATAAATGAACATGATATAGATAAAATTAAAGAAGCTGGCGAACTTTTAAAAATCCAAAATCCACTATTAATCGGATATTTCTCAGATGTACCTGCAAAATCATTAATGCTAAATGGAGAAGCATCTATTCAACTTACATGGAGTGGCGAAGCACAAAGCGCTATCCTAAAAAATAAAAACTTAGATTTTTATGCACCAGAAAACACCAATCTATGGATAGACACATTTGTAATTCCTATTGATGCACCAAATAAAACTTTGGCTTACAAATTTATAAACTTTCTATACGACAATGAACCATCTTATAAAAATTTTAAAGAAACTAGATATAATTCTCCAAATAAAAATGTAATAAAAAGAATAGAAGAAGAAGCAAAAAATAATCCCGAAATGAAATTATATTTAGAAGAAAAATTTATGCCAAAAGATTTTTCCAAATTTGAAATTTTTAAAAAAATACCTAAAAAAATAAAAGAAGAAATGCTCAAAATATATTTGAATCTCTCTTCTTAA
- the ylqF gene encoding ribosome biogenesis GTPase YlqF, whose amino-acid sequence MINKINWFPGHMKRALDLIKNNLQKTNIVLEILDARAPFSSKNPLTEKIIKNQTKIILLHKSDIAQTTEIIKWKKYFENLGNTVIISNIYKKGMRKQIIDNIKKIVIVKRIKNYKEKIKVLIIGVPNVGKSSIINLLSGRKSAKVANKPGYTKNIQIVKINEEINLFDMPGILWHNLADQSIAKKLAILDMIKNEILDNIDLALYLLEIMDQNNKNILLKKYEICHKNSLDILQNFAKARKLIDKKNELNLEKASKILIKEFREGKFGKIILDKNYNAF is encoded by the coding sequence ATGATAAATAAAATCAACTGGTTTCCTGGCCACATGAAAAGAGCGTTAGATCTGATAAAGAATAATTTGCAAAAAACTAATATTGTGTTAGAAATACTAGATGCTAGAGCTCCATTTAGCAGCAAAAATCCATTAACTGAAAAAATTATTAAAAATCAAACCAAAATAATTCTTTTACATAAATCTGATATTGCTCAAACAACTGAAATTATAAAATGGAAAAAATATTTTGAAAATCTTGGCAATACTGTAATAATAAGCAATATTTACAAAAAAGGCATGCGCAAGCAAATAATAGATAATATTAAAAAAATAGTCATTGTTAAAAGGATAAAAAACTATAAAGAAAAAATAAAAGTTTTAATTATTGGGGTCCCAAATGTTGGAAAATCTTCAATAATAAATCTATTATCCGGTAGAAAGAGCGCAAAAGTTGCAAATAAGCCTGGATACACTAAAAATATACAAATAGTAAAAATAAATGAGGAAATTAATCTTTTTGATATGCCAGGAATTTTATGGCATAATTTAGCAGATCAATCGATTGCAAAAAAACTTGCAATATTGGATATGATCAAAAATGAAATATTAGACAACATAGATCTTGCATTATATTTACTTGAAATAATGGATCAAAATAATAAAAATATTTTACTAAAAAAATACGAAATATGTCATAAAAATTCACTTGATATTTTACAAAATTTTGCAAAAGCTAGAAAATTAATCGACAAAAAAAATGAGCTTAACCTTGAGAAAGCATCAAAAATATTAATTAAAGAATTCAGAGAAGGTAAATTTGGGAAAATAATTCTTGACAAGAATTATAATGCCTTTTAA
- the bosR gene encoding oxidative stress transcriptional regulator BosR, with translation MNDNIIDVHSALEKVGITNDPVLLKNLTSELGMKASHSRNRIILYIASNPKEYFTAKEVYNKLIKEIPSLSKATVYNTLNILKERNILKDIKTTDQKETKFYLSLASTIAHFKCNKCNQVHPIQLDDIKDILKDKLGENWETKSIEIIYSGHCNNCYKKDSQDAQNNNNVLDNKEITI, from the coding sequence ATGAATGATAACATAATAGACGTACACTCCGCATTAGAAAAAGTCGGTATTACAAATGATCCTGTATTATTAAAAAATTTAACATCAGAATTGGGAATGAAAGCATCTCATTCGAGAAATAGAATCATTCTCTACATAGCATCAAACCCAAAAGAATACTTTACAGCAAAAGAAGTCTATAACAAGCTTATTAAAGAAATTCCAAGCCTATCAAAAGCAACGGTATATAACACATTAAACATTCTAAAAGAAAGAAATATACTAAAAGATATAAAAACTACTGATCAAAAAGAAACAAAATTCTACCTAAGCTTGGCTTCCACAATAGCCCACTTTAAATGCAATAAATGTAATCAAGTTCATCCTATTCAACTTGATGATATTAAAGATATTTTGAAAGACAAACTTGGAGAAAATTGGGAAACAAAATCTATTGAAATAATTTACTCAGGACATTGCAATAATTGTTACAAAAAAGATTCCCAGGATGCTCAGAACAACAATAATGTCCTAGATAACAAGGAAATCACTATATGA
- a CDS encoding ABC transporter permease — translation MFRAFKNIFLFLILSFIYLPIIILIIYSFNSGDSGFIWQGFSLKWYKEIFASSQIKSAIFNTILIATISSLTSVIIGVIGAYAIYKAENKKLKTILLSANKITIINPDIVTGISLMTFYSAIKMQLGFSTMLISHIIFSTPYVVIIILPKLYSLPNNIIDAAKDLGASEIQIFFNIIYPGIVGSIVIGTLIAFTLSIDDFLISFFTTGQGFNNLAILINSLTKRGIKPVINAISAILFFAILSLLFIINKFIGIKKLTTDAEL, via the coding sequence ATGTTTAGAGCTTTTAAAAACATTTTCTTATTTTTAATACTCAGCTTTATTTACCTTCCAATAATAATCTTAATAATTTATTCCTTTAACTCTGGTGATAGTGGATTTATATGGCAAGGATTTAGTCTAAAATGGTATAAAGAAATTTTTGCTTCAAGTCAAATCAAGTCAGCAATATTTAACACTATTTTAATAGCTACAATTTCATCTTTAACTTCTGTTATTATTGGAGTTATTGGTGCTTACGCAATCTACAAAGCAGAAAACAAAAAATTAAAAACAATACTATTATCAGCAAATAAAATAACAATAATTAATCCAGACATCGTAACAGGAATAAGCCTAATGACATTTTATTCTGCAATAAAAATGCAATTGGGATTTTCTACAATGCTAATATCACATATAATTTTTTCAACACCGTACGTAGTAATAATAATTTTACCCAAATTATATTCTCTTCCCAACAATATTATTGATGCTGCCAAAGATCTTGGAGCCTCAGAAATTCAGATATTTTTCAATATAATTTATCCAGGAATAGTCGGAAGTATAGTAATTGGGACTCTTATTGCATTCACACTATCAATAGATGATTTTTTGATATCATTTTTCACTACTGGGCAAGGATTTAATAATTTAGCCATTCTAATAAACTCGCTCACAAAAAGGGGCATCAAGCCTGTGATAAATGCTATTTCTGCTATACTATTTTTTGCAATATTAAGTCTTTTGTTTATTATTAATAAATTTATAGGAATTAAAAAATTAACAACAGATGCTGAGCTTTAA